The following are from one region of the Mycolicibacterium diernhoferi genome:
- a CDS encoding mechanosensitive ion channel family protein, with the protein MSDLLDTPWFYWALGVSLGLPVALIVLTEIRNALIRRGSGLAGAVGLVRNFIVPLGALLLLLVKANEVSAEATPVRVIATAFGFMVLILLLSGFNATLFQGAPEGSWRKRIPSIFLDVTRFVVIAIGLALILSYVWGADVGGLFTALGVTSIVLGLALQNAVGQIVSGLLLLFEQPFQLGDWLDTPSARGRVVEVNWRATHIDTGGGGLQIMPNSVLAAASFTNLSRPADAYSISVTSVFGLQDAPDEVCAMLARVAGTLPQVRPDATAKAVAVGGQEYKTTIPLRSPADAGAARATFLRWIWYASRRAELHLDEAEDDFAGPERVADAMRVVATSLRLNPSELAEIAPHIRVTRYGTDETVQVQGEVPARMTFVVGGRIRVVSRREDGSVVVVGTLESGDFLGQTTLTREPVLAGAHALDETTVLQIERDQLEALVMRKPALLHEIGRAIEERRETTRRVLAAVDSAQ; encoded by the coding sequence ATGAGCGACCTGCTGGACACGCCCTGGTTCTACTGGGCCCTCGGGGTGTCGCTCGGGCTGCCCGTCGCCCTGATCGTGTTGACCGAGATCCGTAATGCCCTGATACGGCGCGGAAGTGGACTGGCCGGTGCAGTCGGGCTGGTGCGCAACTTCATCGTGCCGCTCGGCGCGCTGCTGCTGTTGTTGGTCAAGGCCAACGAGGTGTCCGCCGAGGCCACCCCGGTGCGGGTGATCGCCACCGCGTTCGGCTTCATGGTGCTGATCCTGCTGCTGTCCGGGTTCAACGCCACGCTGTTCCAAGGAGCGCCAGAAGGCTCCTGGCGCAAGCGGATTCCGTCGATCTTCCTGGACGTGACCCGCTTCGTCGTCATCGCGATCGGCCTGGCGCTGATCCTGTCCTACGTGTGGGGCGCCGATGTGGGCGGACTGTTCACCGCGCTCGGCGTCACCTCGATCGTGCTCGGCCTGGCACTGCAGAACGCGGTCGGCCAGATCGTGTCCGGTCTGCTGCTGTTGTTCGAGCAGCCCTTCCAGCTCGGCGACTGGCTGGACACCCCGTCGGCGCGCGGCCGGGTGGTCGAAGTGAACTGGCGGGCAACCCATATCGACACCGGTGGCGGCGGTCTGCAGATCATGCCCAACTCGGTGCTGGCGGCGGCGTCGTTCACCAATCTCAGCCGACCGGCCGATGCGTATTCCATTTCTGTCACCAGCGTCTTCGGGCTGCAGGATGCGCCCGACGAGGTGTGCGCGATGCTGGCCCGGGTGGCGGGCACCCTGCCGCAGGTGCGGCCCGACGCCACTGCGAAAGCGGTTGCCGTGGGCGGGCAGGAGTACAAGACGACGATCCCGCTGCGGTCGCCGGCCGACGCCGGGGCGGCCCGCGCGACCTTCCTGCGCTGGATCTGGTACGCGTCGCGGCGTGCCGAGCTGCATCTCGACGAGGCCGAGGATGACTTCGCCGGTCCCGAACGGGTCGCCGATGCGATGCGCGTGGTGGCCACCTCACTGCGACTCAACCCGAGTGAGCTCGCCGAGATCGCCCCGCATATCCGGGTGACCCGGTACGGAACCGATGAGACGGTGCAGGTTCAGGGCGAGGTGCCGGCCAGGATGACGTTCGTGGTGGGCGGCCGGATCCGGGTCGTCAGCCGCCGGGAGGACGGTTCGGTGGTGGTCGTCGGCACGTTGGAGTCCGGCGATTTCCTCGGCCAGACGACGCTGACGCGGGAACCGGTGCTCGCCGGCGCGCACGCGCTCGACGAGACCACCGTGCTGCAGATCGAACGCGATCAGCTCGAGGCCCTCGTCATGCGCAAGCCGGCGCTGCTGCACGAGATCGGCCGTGCGATCGAGGAACGCCGGGAGACGACGCGGCGCGTGCTGGCCGCGGTGGACTCCGCCCAGTAA
- a CDS encoding esterase family protein: MKFIRNIRGGLLRRAAVLAASVLVLPGLIGFAGGSATAGAFSRPGLPVEYLDVFSQSMNRNIRVQFQGGGPHAVYLLDGLRAQDDYNGWDINTAAFEWYHDSGLSVIMPVGGQSSFYADWYQPSKGNGQNYTYKWETFLTQELPAYLEATKGVSRVGNAVVGLSMAGSASLNYAIHHPQQFIYAASLSGFLNPSEGWWPMLIGLAMNDAGGFNAESMWGPSSDPAWRRNDPMVNVNQLVANNTRVWIYCGTGTPSELDVQGNVGNLMAAQFLEGFTLRTNVSFRDKYIAAGGTNGVFNFPAAGTHSWGYWGQQLQMMKPDIQRVLGAQGDA; the protein is encoded by the coding sequence ATGAAGTTCATCAGAAATATCCGTGGCGGATTGCTACGCAGGGCGGCGGTGTTGGCCGCTTCGGTCCTGGTGCTGCCCGGGCTGATCGGCTTCGCCGGGGGTTCGGCGACCGCTGGAGCGTTCTCGCGCCCGGGCCTGCCCGTCGAGTACCTCGACGTGTTCTCCCAGTCGATGAACCGCAACATCCGGGTGCAGTTCCAGGGCGGCGGACCGCACGCGGTCTACCTGCTCGACGGTCTGCGCGCCCAGGACGATTACAACGGCTGGGACATCAACACCGCGGCCTTCGAGTGGTACCACGACTCGGGCCTGTCGGTGATCATGCCGGTCGGTGGCCAGTCCAGCTTCTACGCCGACTGGTACCAGCCCTCGAAGGGCAACGGCCAGAACTACACCTACAAGTGGGAGACGTTCCTGACCCAGGAACTGCCCGCCTACCTGGAGGCCACCAAGGGCGTGTCGCGCGTCGGCAACGCGGTTGTCGGTCTGTCCATGGCCGGAAGCGCATCGCTGAACTACGCGATCCACCACCCGCAGCAGTTCATCTATGCTGCATCGCTTTCCGGCTTCCTGAACCCGTCCGAGGGATGGTGGCCGATGCTGATCGGGCTGGCCATGAATGATGCCGGCGGCTTCAACGCCGAGAGCATGTGGGGCCCGTCCTCGGATCCCGCGTGGCGGCGCAACGACCCGATGGTCAACGTCAACCAGCTGGTCGCCAACAACACCCGGGTGTGGATCTACTGCGGCACCGGCACCCCGTCGGAACTGGACGTGCAGGGCAACGTCGGCAACCTGATGGCCGCGCAGTTCCTGGAGGGCTTCACGCTGCGCACCAACGTCAGCTTCCGCGACAAGTACATCGCGGCCGGTGGCACCAACGGTGTGTTCAACTTCCCGGCCGCCGGCACCCACAGCTGGGGCTACTGGGGCCAGCAGCTCCAGATGATGAAGCCGGACATCCAGCGCGTGCTCGGAGCTCAGGGCGACGCCTAG
- a CDS encoding PAS and ANTAR domain-containing protein: protein MGAGDAVEVTPVEQALAGGIPQRVGWYRFYFADERWEWSPEVEIMHGYEPGTAAPTTQMVLGHKHSEDREQVAATLGQILVTHRAFCTRHRIITVAGEIREVLVVSQPIKDDHGVVGTHGFYIDVTPGREKLISAAVAEITDQRAVIEQAKGVLSVVYRIDADAAFDLLRWRSQESNVKLRALAEQLMSDFRCVGGGQQLPDRETFDNLLMTAHLRIAASEARTGDDASGA, encoded by the coding sequence GTGGGCGCGGGTGACGCAGTCGAGGTGACACCGGTAGAGCAGGCACTGGCGGGTGGCATTCCGCAGCGCGTCGGCTGGTACCGGTTCTACTTTGCCGACGAACGGTGGGAGTGGTCACCGGAAGTCGAGATCATGCACGGGTACGAGCCCGGCACCGCTGCGCCGACCACCCAGATGGTGCTCGGGCACAAGCATTCCGAGGACCGCGAGCAGGTCGCCGCGACCTTGGGGCAGATTCTGGTGACACACAGGGCTTTCTGCACGCGGCATCGGATCATCACTGTCGCAGGGGAGATCCGCGAGGTCCTGGTCGTCAGCCAGCCGATCAAGGACGACCACGGGGTCGTCGGGACCCACGGGTTCTACATCGATGTCACCCCGGGACGCGAGAAGTTGATCAGCGCGGCCGTCGCCGAGATCACCGATCAGCGCGCCGTCATCGAGCAGGCCAAAGGGGTTCTGAGCGTGGTGTACCGCATCGACGCGGACGCCGCGTTCGATCTGTTGCGGTGGCGATCGCAGGAGAGCAACGTCAAGCTCCGTGCCCTCGCCGAGCAGTTGATGTCGGATTTCAGGTGTGTCGGTGGAGGGCAACAGCTTCCCGACCGGGAGACGTTCGACAACCTGCTCATGACGGCGCACCTGCGGATCGCAGCATCCGAGGCCCGGACCGGCGACGACGCATCCGGGGCGTGA
- a CDS encoding aminobutyraldehyde dehydrogenase has product MTAGRFHRGERVAGSGTERILIDPATGEPTATLVEATVEEAEQAVTAAAEAFPDWSRRTAGERARILLRWADLIDAHAAELTAIEVAETGKPVAVFRDGELPFGTDNLRFFAGAGRSLEETGAGLLSEGYTSMIVRRPVGPVVGIAPWNFPMIMGLWKIGPALAAGNTIVIKPAPTTPTSTLYIAQLAVEAGIPPGVLEVVTGDQTVGEALVADERVQLVSITGSTRAGRQVMSTASLRGARVHLELGGKAPCLVFEDAHLDDAAHGIAMGATYNSGQDCTAATRVYAHESIVDDLVDRLAAAFGAIRVGDPHDPSTDIGPLIGAEHRTRVHGFVERAVAAGATVRAGGVLPDGPGAYYPPTLITGAEQSSEIVQDEVFGPVLVVLPFHDEAEAVRLANDSRYGLASSVWTSDVARALRTAHAIEAGVTWVNDHLPIASEAPHGGVKASGFGKDMSQAAVAEYTVARHIMVKHAPRAAHDSFRPS; this is encoded by the coding sequence ATGACCGCAGGACGATTCCATCGGGGTGAACGAGTCGCCGGTTCCGGCACCGAGCGGATCCTGATCGATCCGGCGACCGGGGAACCGACGGCCACCCTCGTGGAGGCGACCGTCGAAGAGGCCGAACAGGCCGTCACCGCCGCGGCGGAGGCCTTCCCGGACTGGTCGCGGCGCACGGCGGGGGAACGGGCCCGGATCCTGTTGCGCTGGGCCGATCTCATCGACGCGCACGCCGCCGAGCTCACCGCGATCGAGGTGGCCGAAACCGGCAAGCCCGTAGCCGTCTTCCGGGACGGCGAACTTCCCTTCGGCACAGACAATCTGAGGTTCTTCGCCGGTGCCGGACGCTCGCTGGAGGAGACCGGCGCGGGCCTGCTCAGCGAGGGGTACACCTCCATGATCGTGCGCAGGCCGGTGGGGCCGGTGGTGGGGATCGCGCCGTGGAACTTCCCGATGATCATGGGGCTGTGGAAGATCGGGCCTGCCCTGGCCGCAGGCAACACCATCGTCATCAAACCCGCACCGACGACACCGACGAGCACGCTCTACATCGCCCAGCTGGCCGTCGAGGCCGGCATTCCGCCGGGCGTGCTGGAGGTGGTGACCGGCGACCAGACTGTCGGTGAGGCGCTGGTCGCCGATGAGCGCGTGCAACTCGTCTCCATCACCGGCTCCACGCGTGCCGGACGTCAGGTGATGTCGACCGCCTCGCTGCGCGGTGCGCGGGTGCATCTCGAACTCGGCGGAAAGGCACCGTGTCTGGTGTTCGAGGACGCCCATCTCGATGACGCGGCGCACGGTATCGCGATGGGCGCGACGTACAACTCCGGGCAGGACTGCACTGCGGCAACCCGGGTGTATGCACACGAGTCGATCGTCGATGACCTCGTCGACCGCCTCGCCGCCGCGTTCGGCGCGATCCGGGTCGGCGACCCGCACGATCCGTCGACCGATATCGGTCCGCTGATCGGCGCCGAACATCGCACCCGGGTCCACGGTTTCGTCGAGCGCGCCGTCGCGGCGGGCGCCACGGTCCGTGCCGGCGGTGTGCTCCCGGACGGTCCGGGCGCCTATTACCCGCCCACCCTGATCACCGGTGCCGAGCAGTCTTCCGAGATCGTCCAGGATGAGGTTTTCGGGCCGGTGCTGGTGGTTCTGCCGTTCCACGACGAGGCGGAGGCGGTCCGGCTGGCCAACGACTCCCGTTACGGTCTGGCATCCTCGGTCTGGACCTCCGATGTGGCGCGCGCGCTGCGCACCGCGCACGCCATCGAGGCCGGTGTGACGTGGGTCAACGACCACCTGCCGATCGCGTCAGAGGCGCCGCACGGCGGAGTGAAGGCCAGTGGGTTCGGGAAGGACATGAGCCAGGCCGCGGTGGCCGAGTACACCGTGGCGCGGCACATCATGGTCAAGCACGCACCGCGTGCTGCGCACGACTCCTTTCGTCCTTCCTGA
- a CDS encoding NAD(P)/FAD-dependent oxidoreductase, with translation MTSSHHLQDELRDAQPRPVWWEGVHTGPQTEPLRGRVSADLVIVGGGYTGLWAAIEALTEHPGRRVVILEQSWVGAAASGRNGGFVSESLTHGIAHGEAMWPDELTELQRLGRENVAQIAEFLQRNNIDADLRMVGKTTLARTPHEVEALRNAVASYLRHGEDVEFLDRDQVRADIHTSAFLAGLRIRGGGLVDPMALVLGMRRVAEEMGARIFEGTAATGITRTGGNLTVRSAHGEVDASHVVLASNAYRPLLRRLGNWILPVYDYVLATAPLTADQVASIGWTQNQGLTDAGNQFHYFRRTRDDRIVWGGYDAIYHYGNAVAPELELRDRSHRLLAQHFRETFPQLAEVPFTHRWGGVIDTTSRFTPIFGTAFGGRLAYAVGFTGLGVASTRFGARVALDLLTGRETERTRLKAVTGTAVPFPPEPLRWPAVELTRAALAREDETGRRGILLRTLDRFGVGFNS, from the coding sequence ATGACATCCAGCCACCACCTGCAGGACGAGCTGCGCGATGCCCAACCTCGTCCCGTGTGGTGGGAGGGTGTGCACACCGGCCCACAGACCGAACCGCTGCGCGGACGGGTGAGCGCCGATCTCGTCATCGTCGGCGGCGGGTACACCGGCCTGTGGGCGGCGATCGAGGCACTCACCGAGCATCCCGGCCGCAGGGTCGTCATCCTCGAACAGTCGTGGGTGGGTGCGGCGGCCTCGGGCCGCAACGGCGGATTCGTCTCGGAGTCGCTCACCCACGGCATCGCCCACGGTGAGGCGATGTGGCCGGATGAACTCACCGAACTCCAACGGCTTGGCCGGGAGAATGTCGCACAGATCGCAGAATTCCTGCAGCGCAACAACATCGACGCTGATCTGCGGATGGTCGGCAAGACGACCCTGGCCCGGACCCCGCACGAGGTCGAGGCGCTGCGCAACGCCGTGGCGAGCTACCTCCGCCACGGTGAGGACGTCGAGTTCCTCGACCGCGACCAGGTCCGCGCCGATATCCACACCAGCGCCTTCCTTGCCGGGCTGCGCATCCGGGGTGGCGGGCTGGTGGACCCGATGGCCCTGGTGCTGGGAATGCGCAGGGTCGCCGAGGAGATGGGGGCCCGGATCTTCGAGGGCACCGCGGCGACCGGAATCACCCGCACCGGCGGCAATCTCACGGTGCGCAGCGCCCACGGCGAGGTGGACGCCTCGCACGTCGTACTCGCCTCCAACGCGTACCGCCCGCTGCTGCGGCGGCTCGGTAACTGGATCCTGCCGGTGTACGACTACGTGCTCGCGACCGCACCGCTCACCGCGGACCAGGTGGCCTCGATCGGCTGGACGCAGAACCAGGGGCTCACCGACGCCGGAAACCAGTTCCACTACTTCCGCCGCACCCGCGATGACCGGATCGTGTGGGGCGGATACGACGCGATCTACCACTACGGCAACGCCGTGGCGCCCGAACTGGAACTGCGCGACCGATCCCACCGGCTGCTGGCACAGCACTTCCGGGAGACGTTCCCGCAACTGGCGGAGGTGCCGTTCACCCACCGTTGGGGCGGCGTCATCGATACCACCAGCAGGTTCACCCCGATCTTCGGCACCGCATTCGGCGGCCGGCTGGCCTATGCGGTCGGATTCACCGGCCTCGGGGTGGCATCCACGCGCTTCGGTGCCCGGGTGGCGCTCGATCTGCTGACCGGACGCGAGACCGAACGGACCCGGCTCAAAGCCGTCACCGGCACAGCGGTGCCGTTCCCGCCCGAACCGCTGCGCTGGCCGGCGGTCGAGTTGACCCGTGCGGCGCTGGCCCGCGAAGACGAAACCGGCCGTAGGGGAATCCTTTTGCGCACACTCGACCGCTTCGGTGTGGGCTTCAACAGTTGA
- a CDS encoding TetR/AcrR family transcriptional regulator: MAVSRTERRANLLDAAQRAVMKHGADVQLNQVAAEAGLTSGAVLYHFPDVQTLLIEANRAGMERFYDERLRRIEGIAEPDRRLVLTIESGLPVDSDDPAVKLLCELGGAAGRYPTYAVLLTALFDRQVAMYQVILESGAAQGVFALSSPSLTIARNIVALEDAYGYRMVARHPSLDADASTELILDYARVATGHPLPRRDHGERTQ; the protein is encoded by the coding sequence ATGGCGGTGAGCCGCACCGAACGGCGCGCGAATCTGCTCGACGCCGCCCAGCGTGCGGTGATGAAACACGGCGCCGACGTGCAGCTCAATCAGGTGGCAGCCGAGGCCGGCCTCACCTCGGGCGCGGTCCTCTACCACTTCCCCGATGTCCAGACGCTGCTGATCGAAGCCAACCGCGCGGGTATGGAGCGGTTCTACGACGAACGTCTACGCCGCATCGAAGGGATCGCCGAACCCGACCGGCGCCTGGTGCTGACCATCGAGTCGGGTTTGCCGGTCGATTCCGACGATCCGGCCGTCAAGCTGCTGTGTGAACTCGGCGGGGCCGCCGGACGTTACCCCACCTACGCTGTGCTGCTCACCGCACTGTTCGACCGCCAGGTCGCGATGTATCAGGTGATCCTGGAATCCGGCGCCGCGCAGGGCGTCTTCGCACTGAGTTCACCGTCACTGACCATCGCCCGAAACATCGTGGCATTGGAGGACGCCTACGGCTACCGCATGGTGGCCCGTCATCCGAGCCTGGACGCCGACGCATCCACCGAACTGATCCTCGACTACGCGCGGGTGGCAACCGGCCACCCCCTGCCCCGCCGTGACCACGGCGAAAGGACGCAATGA
- a CDS encoding glycosyltransferase, giving the protein MTDAVPNDRTLTIMFWPESAYGPTNQCIGVAAKLRERGHTIVFAAESSWAGKIAPFGFIEELVDLAEPAAGDEDADAGQFWTDFIAETAPEFAKSTFDQLESFIKPTYQALIDGAKYCEPRLREIIAEHQPDVIVEDNVVLFPALTTAGKPFVRVMSCSPLEVPGPDVPPPFSGLPSADRSDWQAYRDEFDRALRPMWEDFDAWVRAQGGAPLPDLEFMPRDNAATLYVYPAEADYVDQRPLDPSWTRIDSSVRETDEDYELPAAMADRPADSALIYLSLGSLGGADVALMQRLIDILGKTRHRFIVSMGPQADKLTLADNMVGAQMLPQTRIIPLVDVVISHGGNNTTTEALHFGKPLIVLPLFWDQYENAQRVHELNLGARLATYHFADEELTGALDRILADDDLRQRVSDIGTAVRERDGLGRAADVIERVGLADQRAAD; this is encoded by the coding sequence ATGACCGACGCCGTTCCCAACGACCGGACACTGACCATCATGTTCTGGCCGGAGTCCGCCTACGGGCCCACCAACCAGTGCATCGGCGTCGCAGCCAAGCTCCGGGAACGCGGGCACACCATCGTCTTCGCGGCGGAGTCCTCCTGGGCCGGCAAGATCGCGCCCTTCGGTTTCATCGAAGAACTCGTCGACCTCGCCGAGCCGGCCGCGGGCGACGAGGACGCCGACGCCGGCCAGTTCTGGACCGACTTCATCGCCGAGACCGCACCCGAGTTCGCCAAGTCGACCTTCGACCAGCTCGAGTCATTCATCAAACCGACCTATCAGGCACTCATCGACGGTGCGAAGTACTGCGAGCCGCGGCTGCGCGAGATCATCGCCGAACACCAGCCCGATGTCATCGTCGAGGACAACGTCGTGCTGTTCCCCGCGCTGACCACCGCGGGCAAGCCGTTCGTCCGGGTCATGTCGTGCAGCCCACTTGAGGTGCCGGGACCCGATGTGCCGCCGCCGTTCTCGGGTCTGCCCAGCGCCGACCGCTCAGACTGGCAGGCCTACCGGGACGAGTTCGACCGTGCCCTGCGGCCGATGTGGGAGGACTTCGACGCCTGGGTGCGCGCCCAGGGCGGCGCCCCGCTGCCGGACCTGGAGTTCATGCCCCGCGACAATGCGGCCACCCTCTACGTCTATCCGGCCGAGGCCGACTACGTCGACCAGCGTCCGCTGGACCCGTCGTGGACCCGGATCGATTCCAGCGTCCGGGAGACCGACGAGGACTATGAACTGCCCGCCGCGATGGCCGATCGCCCAGCCGACAGTGCATTGATCTATCTGTCGCTGGGCTCTCTCGGCGGGGCCGACGTCGCGCTCATGCAACGGTTGATCGACATCCTCGGCAAGACCCGGCACCGGTTCATCGTCAGCATGGGCCCGCAGGCCGACAAGCTCACCCTCGCCGACAACATGGTCGGGGCGCAGATGCTGCCGCAGACCCGGATCATCCCCCTGGTCGACGTGGTGATCTCGCACGGCGGCAACAACACCACCACCGAGGCCCTGCATTTCGGTAAGCCGCTGATCGTGCTTCCGCTGTTCTGGGACCAGTACGAGAACGCCCAGCGTGTCCACGAACTGAACCTCGGTGCGCGGCTGGCCACCTACCACTTCGCCGACGAGGAACTCACCGGCGCCCTGGACCGCATCCTCGCCGATGACGATCTGCGGCAACGGGTTTCCGACATCGGAACCGCCGTCCGGGAACGTGACGGGCTGGGCCGGGCGGCCGACGTCATCGAACGCGTGGGCCTGGCAGACCAGCGCGCCGCAGACTGA
- a CDS encoding glucosamine kinase, translating to MPADSTTDVLRLGARHVLAVTDADGALAAVPIVDPDGARQRATAGSGAADALLRFIAEHPGRSRHGRFTVVSWVDRYSPGIEQPITVDQTNESVIVGDRAVVKWATHLESGPHPAPRRLATLTAAGFTAMPAPWAVLTWAPGEGPETLVATVTGYLPGAVDGWTWAKDMFIAAARTGDLTAVTATCDTLGAVVADLHAALAATVVRSTPADARRWRDNAFTTLSEARALAGPANAALLTEHADAVAATLESLADLVDVPILDAHGDLHVGQVLRTDDRLVITDFDGNPVLAPAERVLPVPAAVDLAGILQSLSHVAIVAARRGELDPVTLAPVDEAARAALRNAYLGRLAQTGHADLHIDTALPALRLQQVLREIVYAGRHLPRWMYVPDAALPALINETSS from the coding sequence GTGCCCGCCGACTCCACCACCGACGTGTTGCGCCTCGGGGCGCGGCACGTCCTGGCCGTCACCGATGCCGACGGCGCGCTCGCGGCCGTCCCGATCGTCGACCCCGATGGCGCCCGGCAGCGGGCCACGGCCGGCAGCGGCGCCGCCGACGCGCTCCTACGGTTCATCGCCGAACATCCGGGGCGTTCGAGGCACGGCCGGTTCACCGTGGTGTCCTGGGTCGACCGGTACTCCCCGGGGATCGAGCAGCCGATCACCGTAGACCAGACCAACGAATCGGTGATCGTCGGCGACCGGGCCGTGGTGAAGTGGGCGACGCACCTGGAATCCGGGCCGCATCCGGCGCCGCGCCGGTTGGCGACCCTGACCGCCGCCGGGTTCACCGCCATGCCGGCGCCGTGGGCCGTGCTGACCTGGGCCCCCGGCGAGGGCCCGGAGACGCTGGTGGCGACGGTCACCGGCTACCTGCCCGGTGCCGTCGACGGCTGGACCTGGGCCAAGGACATGTTCATCGCCGCGGCGCGCACCGGTGACCTGACCGCCGTCACCGCCACCTGCGACACCCTGGGTGCGGTGGTCGCCGACCTGCACGCCGCACTGGCGGCCACCGTGGTGCGGTCCACCCCCGCCGACGCCCGACGCTGGCGCGACAACGCCTTCACCACGCTGTCCGAGGCGCGCGCGCTGGCCGGCCCGGCCAATGCGGCCCTGTTGACCGAACACGCCGATGCCGTCGCGGCGACCCTGGAGAGCCTCGCGGATCTGGTGGACGTGCCGATCCTGGACGCGCACGGCGATCTGCACGTCGGACAGGTACTGCGCACCGACGACCGGTTGGTCATCACCGATTTCGACGGCAATCCGGTGCTGGCACCCGCCGAGCGGGTACTGCCGGTGCCGGCCGCGGTCGATCTGGCCGGCATCCTGCAGTCGCTGTCCCATGTGGCCATCGTCGCGGCCCGCCGCGGCGAACTCGACCCGGTCACCTTGGCCCCGGTCGACGAGGCGGCCCGGGCCGCGCTGCGAAACGCCTACCTGGGCAGGCTCGCCCAGACCGGTCACGCCGACCTGCACATCGACACCGCGCTACCGGCGCTGCGGCTGCAGCAGGTGCTGCGCGAGATCGTCTACGCCGGGCGCCACCTACCCCGCTGGATGTATGTCCCCGATGCGGCACTGCCCGCCCTGATCAACGAAACGAGCTCATGA
- a CDS encoding SIS domain-containing protein, giving the protein MNPDGFASDLARKPDVLTDLADALAQRNPWAHVVPGDTSRVVFLGMGSSAYAAGVAAARLRARGICAVSEIASSQLLPHWGPGTLVVATSASGGSVETLDALGRVEDSAYTVALTNTPGSAITAACEATVELLAEPEVGGVACRSYQHTLALLMALECHLTGTPTDSLVESVAAAARASDHLLRAEKDWLPEVSDLLLGRDETHLVAPAHRLSSAQQGALMFREGPRRSAIGCESGDWSHVDVYRTKNSDLRMLVFAGSAWEAQMAEWTGPRGTTVVGVGGEVPTATATLRYPGDDADDVRLLTETLIPELVAARDWQAAAAG; this is encoded by the coding sequence ATGAACCCCGACGGCTTCGCCTCCGACCTCGCCCGTAAGCCGGATGTCCTGACGGACCTGGCAGATGCACTGGCACAACGTAACCCGTGGGCACACGTGGTTCCCGGCGACACCTCCCGGGTGGTCTTTCTCGGCATGGGCTCGTCGGCGTATGCCGCCGGTGTCGCCGCGGCGCGGTTGCGCGCCCGGGGCATCTGCGCGGTGTCCGAGATCGCCTCCTCGCAACTGCTCCCCCACTGGGGGCCGGGGACGCTCGTGGTGGCCACCTCGGCCTCCGGCGGCTCGGTCGAAACCCTCGACGCCCTGGGGCGCGTCGAGGACTCGGCCTACACGGTGGCACTGACCAACACCCCCGGCTCGGCGATCACCGCGGCGTGCGAGGCGACCGTCGAACTGCTGGCCGAACCCGAGGTCGGTGGGGTGGCCTGCCGCAGCTACCAACACACCCTGGCGTTGCTGATGGCGCTGGAATGCCACCTGACCGGCACGCCGACCGATTCCCTGGTCGAGTCGGTCGCCGCCGCGGCGCGCGCCAGCGATCATCTGCTGCGCGCCGAAAAGGATTGGCTACCTGAGGTTTCCGACCTGCTGCTGGGTCGCGACGAGACGCATCTGGTGGCGCCCGCGCATCGGTTGTCCTCGGCCCAGCAGGGCGCGCTGATGTTCCGGGAGGGCCCGCGCCGGTCGGCGATCGGCTGTGAGAGCGGCGACTGGAGCCACGTCGACGTGTACCGCACCAAGAACAGTGACCTGCGGATGCTGGTGTTCGCCGGTTCGGCGTGGGAAGCGCAGATGGCCGAATGGACCGGTCCGCGCGGCACCACCGTGGTCGGTGTCGGCGGCGAGGTGCCTACGGCGACCGCCACCCTGCGCTACCCGGGCGACGACGCCGACGATGTCCGCCTGCTCACCGAGACGCTGATTCCCGAACTCGTCGCGGCCCGGGACTGGCAGGCCGCCGCGGCGGGATGA